Proteins encoded in a region of the Apilactobacillus apisilvae genome:
- the scpB gene encoding SMC-Scp complex subunit ScpB produces MLSDLAKISGLIYISGDEGTSISKLQKATNISAKEIKLAIDKLKMDLDNDINSPFSIFEYNSKYLFATKSELDELLQKYIVNGNQGISLTQTSLEVLTIISYSQPITRIEIDDIRGVNSNKTIQKLIKQSLIKTNGHKEVPGNPKLYEVTDNFFKLFGLSSLEELPKIDQSLLTKEEK; encoded by the coding sequence TTGTTAAGTGATTTAGCAAAAATTAGTGGTTTGATTTATATTTCTGGTGATGAGGGTACTTCAATATCTAAGCTTCAAAAAGCTACTAATATTTCTGCAAAAGAAATTAAGCTAGCCATCGACAAATTAAAAATGGACTTAGATAATGATATAAATAGTCCTTTCAGTATTTTTGAATATAATAGTAAATATCTTTTTGCTACAAAAAGTGAATTAGATGAATTATTACAAAAATATATTGTTAATGGAAATCAAGGGATTTCTTTAACCCAAACCTCATTAGAAGTTTTAACTATTATTTCTTATAGTCAGCCAATTACTCGTATTGAAATTGATGATATTAGAGGCGTTAATAGTAATAAAACTATTCAAAAATTAATTAAACAATCGCTAATTAAAACTAATGGTCATAAGGAAGTTCCAGGAAATCCAAAATTATATGAAGTTACTGATAACTTTTTTAAATTATTTGGATTATCTAGCTTAGAAGAATTGCCAAAAATTGATCAAAGTTTGCTCACTAAGGAGGAAAAATAA
- a CDS encoding pseudouridine synthase, with protein sequence MADRLQKVMARAGVASRRKSESIIASGRVTVNKKVVTELGTKVKVSDSVEVDGLPIGKERKVYFLLYKPRRIISSASDEKKRKTVVDFFEGIPERIYPVGRLDYDTSGLILLTNDGELDNRLTHPKYEVEKTYVAKVEGIPTNDELKQLRLGIKINGKKTSPAKTNVLETDPKKKTSVVQLTIHEGKNHEVKNLFKAIKHPVQKLKRESYAFLNLRGLQSGEFRPLKKYEVEKLYEITDNKHK encoded by the coding sequence ATGGCCGATAGATTACAGAAAGTGATGGCAAGAGCTGGAGTTGCATCTAGAAGAAAGTCAGAATCAATTATTGCTTCTGGTAGGGTTACGGTTAACAAAAAAGTGGTTACCGAATTAGGAACTAAAGTTAAAGTTTCAGATTCTGTTGAAGTTGATGGCTTGCCAATTGGAAAAGAAAGAAAAGTATATTTTCTTTTATATAAGCCTAGAAGAATTATTTCTTCGGCTTCAGATGAAAAGAAACGTAAGACAGTTGTGGATTTTTTTGAAGGTATTCCTGAAAGAATTTATCCAGTTGGTCGTTTAGATTACGATACCTCAGGTCTTATTTTATTAACTAATGATGGTGAATTAGACAATCGTTTAACCCATCCAAAATATGAAGTAGAAAAAACATATGTAGCTAAAGTAGAAGGTATTCCAACTAATGATGAGCTTAAGCAGTTAAGACTAGGAATTAAAATTAATGGTAAAAAAACTAGTCCAGCTAAAACTAATGTTTTAGAAACTGATCCTAAGAAAAAAACTTCGGTTGTGCAGTTAACTATTCATGAAGGTAAAAATCATGAAGTTAAAAATTTATTTAAGGCCATTAAACATCCAGTGCAAAAGTTAAAGCGTGAATCATATGCATTTTTAAACTTGAGAGGCCTTCAATCAGGAGAATTTAGGCCCTTAAAAAAATATGAAGTTGAAAAATTATATGAAATTACTGATAACAAGCACAAATGA
- a CDS encoding CvfB family protein: protein MNNILGRAVSGNVTDENDKSYFVQVDGITFLLDKSEIINPLHIGSKFSGFAYENEDHKMQMTRNAPKVQIDKFAFGQVVQSKHGLGVFVNIGLPNKDIAVSIDDLPELTKLWPKYGDYLMIALKVDKKGRIWGELADEQVFQDISTPGSRDLMNHNLMATTYRLKMAGTRVITDDYHLGFIHPSERDIEPNLGKHVQVRVIGILRDGSLNLSMKPRGYEAIDGDSKMIFAVLKHADNYQVNYTDKSKPEDIKQFFGISKGQFKRAIGHLLKGRLVEQSDGILKLTEKGIETEVED, encoded by the coding sequence ATGAACAATATTTTAGGTAGAGCTGTTTCTGGTAATGTAACCGATGAAAATGATAAAAGCTATTTTGTTCAAGTAGATGGAATAACATTTTTATTAGATAAATCAGAAATTATTAACCCCTTGCATATTGGTAGCAAATTTAGTGGATTTGCTTATGAAAATGAAGATCATAAAATGCAAATGACAAGGAATGCACCTAAAGTTCAAATTGATAAGTTTGCTTTTGGTCAAGTTGTACAAAGTAAACATGGATTAGGCGTTTTTGTTAATATTGGTCTTCCTAATAAAGATATCGCTGTTTCAATTGATGACTTGCCCGAGTTAACTAAACTATGGCCCAAATATGGTGACTATTTAATGATTGCATTAAAAGTGGATAAAAAGGGTCGTATTTGGGGAGAACTAGCTGACGAACAAGTATTTCAAGATATTTCTACTCCTGGTAGCCGTGATTTAATGAATCATAATTTAATGGCAACTACTTATCGATTAAAAATGGCTGGAACTCGTGTTATTACTGATGATTACCATTTAGGATTCATTCACCCAAGTGAACGGGACATTGAACCTAATCTTGGAAAGCATGTTCAAGTTAGAGTTATTGGTATATTACGTGATGGTAGCTTGAACTTATCTATGAAGCCTCGTGGTTACGAAGCTATTGATGGTGATTCAAAAATGATTTTTGCAGTTTTAAAACACGCAGATAATTATCAAGTTAACTATACAGATAAAAGTAAGCCTGAAGATATTAAACAATTTTTTGGTATTAGTAAAGGACAATTTAAACGCGCAATTGGTCACCTATTAAAGGGTCGTTTAGTAGAACAGTCAGACGGCATTTTAAAATTGACTGAAAAAGGTATTGAAACTGAAGTTGAGGATTAA
- the xerD gene encoding site-specific tyrosine recombinase XerD, with amino-acid sequence MDEVIKDYLHFLTIERGLSENTIKSYRQDLFEFYDYVYKQKIDNIKNVDSDLILKYMKYMKENDKARNSIIRFISTMRKFFQYLLRFKYIDNNPMIKIDTPKPAQHFPSVLTVAEVDKLLTVPNTNDKYGIRDRAILEVMYATGLRVSEMIHLKMDNLHLEMGIIQTVGKGDKERIIPIGSEAINWINFYIGHSRNFLLKNRHSDYLFLNAHGGGLSRQSIWQKIKRDVALAGINKKVTPHTLRHSFATHILENGADLRIVQELLGHSDISTTQIYTHVSHEHLSKSFNKYHPRA; translated from the coding sequence ATGGATGAAGTGATTAAAGATTATTTGCATTTTTTAACTATTGAACGTGGGCTATCTGAGAATACAATTAAAAGCTACCGTCAAGATTTATTTGAATTCTATGATTATGTATATAAGCAAAAAATTGATAATATAAAAAATGTGGATTCTGATTTAATTTTAAAATACATGAAGTATATGAAAGAAAATGATAAAGCTAGGAATTCTATCATTAGGTTTATTTCCACTATGAGAAAATTTTTTCAGTACTTATTGCGTTTTAAATATATCGATAACAATCCAATGATTAAAATTGATACACCTAAGCCAGCACAGCACTTTCCTTCTGTTTTAACGGTTGCAGAAGTTGATAAACTATTAACAGTTCCAAATACTAATGATAAGTATGGTATTCGTGATCGTGCAATTTTAGAGGTTATGTATGCTACTGGTTTACGAGTAAGTGAAATGATTCATTTAAAAATGGATAATTTACATTTGGAAATGGGGATTATTCAAACCGTCGGTAAGGGTGATAAGGAAAGAATTATTCCGATTGGATCTGAAGCTATTAATTGGATTAATTTTTATATTGGTCATAGTCGCAATTTTTTATTAAAGAATCGACATAGTGATTATTTGTTTTTAAATGCTCATGGTGGTGGACTGAGCCGTCAAAGTATTTGGCAAAAAATAAAACGCGATGTTGCTTTAGCTGGAATTAATAAGAAAGTAACTCCCCATACATTACGGCATTCTTTTGCTACTCATATATTAGAAAATGGCGCTGACTTAAGGATTGTTCAAGAATTATTAGGACACTCAGATATTTCTACTACACAAATATACACTCATGTATCTCATGAACATTTAAGTAAGTCTTTTAATAAGTACCATCCACGAGCATAA
- a CDS encoding segregation and condensation protein A, with protein sequence MQLKNDIINIHINDFDGPLELLLHLIKKSQMDIYDIKIEKITNQYVEYLDKMKNLNVEIIGEYFVMASNLMVIKSKLLLPKKEPIDDNDDYEDPRDELVNRLLIYQQYKEASKFLKKMNYSNNLHHSIDAKVPSASQIIEANNNKSMDASILKEAFQSIIIKRHENHTYVHEIHEWQYTVKEQTLWIINKLSNVISIEFEQLFESNSNLEKVVTTFLSALELVKEKQIFFDKVNGKIYIHKIE encoded by the coding sequence ATGCAACTAAAAAATGATATAATAAATATTCATATTAACGATTTTGATGGGCCATTGGAACTATTATTACATCTTATTAAAAAGTCGCAAATGGATATTTATGATATTAAAATTGAAAAAATTACTAATCAATATGTTGAATATTTAGATAAAATGAAAAATTTAAATGTTGAAATAATTGGTGAATATTTTGTTATGGCATCTAACTTGATGGTTATCAAATCTAAACTTTTATTGCCAAAAAAAGAACCAATTGATGATAATGATGATTATGAAGATCCTAGAGATGAATTAGTTAATCGGTTGTTAATTTATCAACAATATAAGGAAGCTTCAAAATTTTTAAAAAAAATGAATTATAGTAATAATTTACACCATAGTATCGATGCTAAAGTTCCCAGTGCCAGTCAAATTATAGAAGCTAATAACAATAAAAGCATGGATGCATCAATTTTAAAAGAAGCATTCCAGTCAATTATTATAAAACGCCATGAAAATCATACTTATGTTCATGAAATTCATGAATGGCAGTATACAGTTAAAGAACAAACTTTATGGATAATAAATAAATTATCTAATGTTATCAGTATTGAATTTGAACAATTATTTGAATCAAATTCAAACTTAGAAAAAGTAGTAACTACTTTTTTATCAGCGCTTGAATTGGTCAAAGAAAAACAGATTTTTTTTGATAAAGTAAACGGTAAAATATATATTCACAAAATAGAGTAG
- a CDS encoding N-acetyltransferase, which produces MLLKYRSEYEKIVMDMLSFLPNMTNEHLKNELEWYKASDQRIIYLWKNENNNWAGMLCVECNKDLLVVRRIILTPDSWSMNNCCIMLNQLTDLHINKRIVGTMDTTEICEIWEKRNATKK; this is translated from the coding sequence ATGTTATTAAAGTATCGTAGTGAATATGAAAAAATAGTAATGGATATGTTATCTTTTCTACCTAATATGACTAATGAACATCTCAAAAATGAATTAGAGTGGTATAAGGCATCTGATCAACGAATTATTTACTTATGGAAAAATGAAAATAATAATTGGGCAGGAATGCTTTGCGTTGAGTGTAATAAAGATCTATTAGTGGTTCGTCGAATTATATTGACTCCTGATTCTTGGAGTATGAATAATTGTTGTATAATGTTAAATCAATTAACTGATTTACATATTAATAAACGAATTGTAGGTACAATGGATACTACTGAGATATGCGAAATCTGGGAGAAACGTAATGCAACTAAAAAATGA
- the pyk gene encoding pyruvate kinase, translating to MKKTKIVSTLGPKSNSVDIIASLIESGANVFRFNFSHGDHEEHLGRLNKVHEAEKKTGKSMGIMLDTKGAEIRTTEQEDGKIDFHTDDQFRISMDSSLKGTKDKIAVTYPGLLNDVKVGGHVLFDDGILDAVVDEKDEENNELVVTAQNNAVLGSRKTVDAPGVSINLPGITEKDSDDITFGLSEMNINYIAASFVRKPQDIMDIRKLLEKEHMEDVQIFPKIESQEGIDNFEEIMKVSDGLMIARGDMAVEIPAENVPIVQKHLIHRCNEMGKPVITATQMLDSMIENPRPTRAEASDVEYAVLTGTDATMLSGESANGAYPTKAVQMMSKLNVKAEDHYNEYGDKRPEFTNGDVTEAFGKQVAQMAKDLDINTIVTTTTTGYSARMISKYHPNADILALTFDDRVRRGLTVNWGVQPIVVDKPETTDGMFDFAAKKAVETGLAKEGELVLIVAGVPVGEKGTTNVMRVKLIGSELTQGQGIGDKAVIGKAFLASNATEANSKAVDGGVLVAKNTNKDFLQAMKKASAIIVENGGMTSHAAVVGISLGIPVIVSATGATENISDGQTVTVDSRRGIVYSGAANSL from the coding sequence ATGAAAAAAACAAAAATCGTAAGTACATTAGGACCAAAAAGTAATAGCGTTGATATCATCGCTAGCTTAATTGAATCAGGTGCTAATGTTTTCAGATTTAATTTTTCACACGGTGATCATGAAGAACATTTAGGTCGTTTAAATAAAGTTCATGAAGCTGAAAAGAAAACTGGTAAATCAATGGGAATCATGCTTGACACCAAGGGTGCTGAAATTCGTACCACTGAACAAGAAGATGGCAAAATTGATTTTCATACAGACGATCAATTCAGAATTTCAATGGACAGTAGCCTAAAGGGTACTAAAGACAAAATTGCTGTTACTTACCCAGGTTTATTAAATGATGTTAAAGTGGGCGGTCATGTTTTATTTGATGATGGTATTTTAGATGCTGTTGTTGATGAAAAAGATGAAGAAAACAATGAATTAGTTGTTACTGCTCAAAACAATGCTGTTTTAGGTTCACGTAAGACTGTTGATGCACCAGGTGTATCAATCAACTTACCAGGTATTACTGAAAAGGATTCAGATGATATTACATTTGGTCTTTCAGAAATGAACATTAACTACATTGCTGCTTCATTCGTAAGAAAACCTCAAGATATTATGGATATCCGTAAGCTACTTGAAAAAGAACATATGGAAGATGTTCAAATCTTCCCTAAGATTGAATCACAAGAAGGAATTGATAACTTTGAAGAAATCATGAAGGTTTCTGATGGTTTAATGATTGCTCGTGGAGACATGGCTGTTGAAATTCCTGCTGAAAATGTTCCAATCGTTCAAAAACATTTAATTCACAGATGTAACGAAATGGGTAAACCAGTTATTACTGCTACTCAAATGTTAGATTCAATGATTGAAAATCCACGTCCTACACGTGCTGAAGCTTCAGATGTTGAATATGCTGTTTTAACTGGTACTGATGCTACTATGCTTTCAGGTGAAAGTGCTAATGGTGCTTACCCAACTAAAGCTGTTCAAATGATGAGTAAGTTGAACGTTAAAGCTGAAGACCATTACAATGAATACGGTGACAAACGTCCTGAATTCACAAATGGTGATGTAACTGAAGCATTTGGTAAACAAGTTGCTCAAATGGCTAAAGATTTAGACATTAACACAATTGTTACTACTACTACTACTGGTTACTCAGCTCGTATGATTTCAAAATACCATCCAAATGCTGATATTTTAGCATTAACTTTCGATGACCGTGTTCGTCGTGGTTTAACAGTTAACTGGGGTGTTCAACCAATTGTTGTTGACAAACCAGAAACTACTGATGGTATGTTCGACTTTGCTGCTAAAAAAGCTGTTGAAACTGGATTAGCTAAAGAAGGCGAATTAGTATTAATCGTTGCTGGTGTTCCAGTTGGCGAAAAAGGTACTACTAATGTTATGCGTGTTAAGTTAATTGGTTCAGAATTGACTCAAGGTCAAGGAATCGGTGACAAGGCAGTTATTGGTAAAGCTTTTTTAGCAAGTAACGCTACCGAAGCTAACAGCAAAGCTGTAGACGGTGGCGTGTTAGTAGCTAAGAATACTAACAAAGACTTTTTACAAGCTATGAAGAAAGCAAGCGCAATTATCGTTGAAAATGGTGGAATGACATCACACGCAGCGGTAGTTGGTATTTCATTAGGTATTCCAGTTATCGTTAGTGCAACTGGCGCAACTGAAAATATCTCAGATGGACAAACTGTTACTGTTGACTCTCGTCGTGGAATTGTATACAGTGGCGCTGCTAATTCATTGTAA